The following coding sequences are from one Leptolyngbyaceae cyanobacterium window:
- a CDS encoding TraX family protein gives MLTSFHIKILAAISMVIDHIGYVFFPKLLIFRIIGRLSFPLFAWLIGEGEKHTKNFNMYVARLIGLGIISQPLYYLLFDLWRPNILAALALGLLAIRLDKITDLKIGFTLLFAGIAQLINAESGAYGVLLIVFLSKFEAKSVRWWIAWIVFNLICVLPLAIESLEQSYQFFAVLAPLFLLQWKGEPGLKTKWFYLFYPLHLAILWGIQFSINKGYYLLPVNVTPWIK, from the coding sequence ATGCTGACAAGTTTTCACATCAAAATTTTAGCCGCTATCTCAATGGTAATCGACCATATCGGATATGTATTTTTTCCTAAATTATTAATATTCAGAATCATCGGCAGATTGAGTTTTCCTCTGTTTGCTTGGTTAATCGGGGAAGGAGAAAAGCATACTAAAAATTTTAATATGTATGTAGCTAGGCTAATTGGTTTGGGAATTATCAGCCAACCACTTTACTATTTATTATTCGATCTTTGGCGTCCCAATATTTTAGCAGCATTAGCTCTCGGTTTGCTAGCCATCAGATTAGATAAAATAACCGATTTGAAAATTGGATTTACGTTACTTTTCGCAGGAATAGCCCAATTGATTAACGCCGAATCAGGAGCTTATGGAGTATTACTTATAGTTTTCTTATCTAAATTTGAAGCTAAAAGCGTTCGTTGGTGGATTGCTTGGATTGTATTTAATTTGATTTGCGTACTACCCTTAGCTATTGAGTCTTTAGAACAAAGCTATCAGTTTTTTGCCGTTCTTGCTCCTTTATTTCTTTTACAATGGAAAGGGGAACCGGGTTTAAAAACAAAGTGGTTTTACCTTTTCTACCCGCTTCACTTGGCTATTCTTTGGGGAATCCAATTCTCAATTAACAAAGGGTATTATTTACTGCCAGTAAACGTGACACCTTGGATAAAATAA
- a CDS encoding sugar ABC transporter permease — MKSILKKEGLAGYLFMAPTIIIMGVFLILPIVYSVFLSFHKVRILGELNYRFIGFKSFLRIWEDERVWIALQNTAEYVLIVVPIQTILALLLALLLNGNIKGKNWFRIIFFLPTVTSSAVLTLIFMWIYNTNGLLNNLLAWFGLPVYNWLGDPAVALKAIMIMNIWSTAPFFMVIYLAALQDIPASLYEAAKIDGANKLDQFFNITFPLLKPVTFFIVVMGVIGTFQLFDQSYIFSAGSGGPNNSTLTVVLLIYQYAFKSLDMGYAAALALMLAAVIMAVTLVQRTLFKEEKLD; from the coding sequence ATGAAAAGTATTTTAAAGAAAGAAGGTTTGGCTGGCTATTTATTTATGGCTCCTACAATTATTATCATGGGAGTATTTCTAATCTTACCAATTGTTTATTCTGTTTTTCTATCTTTTCATAAAGTGCGTATTTTAGGAGAGTTAAACTATCGTTTTATTGGATTTAAAAGCTTTCTCAGGATATGGGAAGATGAAAGAGTTTGGATTGCCTTACAAAATACGGCTGAATACGTGCTAATTGTCGTTCCAATTCAAACCATCTTGGCACTGCTTTTGGCATTGCTCCTAAATGGGAATATCAAAGGTAAAAATTGGTTTCGCATTATCTTTTTTCTGCCCACCGTAACTTCTTCGGCTGTATTAACTCTGATTTTCATGTGGATTTACAATACAAACGGTTTATTGAATAATCTACTAGCTTGGTTTGGTTTACCTGTTTACAATTGGCTTGGCGATCCTGCTGTAGCTTTAAAAGCAATTATGATTATGAATATTTGGTCAACAGCACCTTTTTTCATGGTGATTTACTTGGCGGCTTTGCAAGATATTCCGGCTAGCCTCTACGAAGCAGCTAAAATTGATGGCGCAAATAAATTAGACCAATTTTTTAATATTACTTTTCCATTGCTGAAACCCGTTACATTTTTTATCGTTGTTATGGGAGTGATTGGCACTTTTCAATTATTCGATCAATCTTACATTTTTTCCGCTGGTTCCGGTGGGCCAAATAATTCTACTTTAACTGTAGTTTTGCTAATTTATCAATATGCGTTTAAGAGTTTGGATATGGGTTATGCTGCTGCTTTAGCCTTAATGTTAGCGGCAGTAATTATGGCAGTAACGCTAGTTCAACGTACTTTATTTAAAGAAGAAAAACTAGATTAA
- the ntrB gene encoding nitrate ABC transporter permease — translation MTAVRNRKKGFDPIESITDFWKKQSKNIIPPIIALLIFLTIWQILASIGITKLPGPLEIFTNERTRIYLMYPFFDRGGIDKGLFWQTWESLKRVFIGYSLAAIVGISTGILIGTNPTINKALDPLFQFLRTVPPLAWVPIALAALQQNAPAALFVIFITAIWPILINTAVGVQQIPQDYINVRRVLRLSRQKFFIKILLPSALPYIFTGLRIAIGLAWLAIIAAEIVMSGIVGIGFFIWDAYQNNYISDIILALVYIGAVGLLLDRGMAYLQNLIVPEEQK, via the coding sequence ATGACAGCAGTCAGAAATAGAAAAAAAGGATTTGACCCCATAGAATCGATTACTGATTTTTGGAAAAAACAATCAAAAAATATAATTCCGCCCATCATTGCACTTTTAATTTTTCTGACCATTTGGCAAATTTTGGCTAGTATTGGTATCACCAAACTACCGGGGCCGTTGGAAATATTTACTAACGAACGGACTCGCATTTATTTGATGTATCCATTTTTCGATCGCGGTGGCATCGATAAGGGTTTGTTTTGGCAGACATGGGAAAGTTTAAAGCGGGTATTTATTGGCTACTCCTTAGCAGCAATTGTAGGTATTAGCACCGGAATTTTGATCGGTACAAATCCGACGATCAATAAAGCGTTAGACCCCTTGTTCCAATTCTTAAGAACCGTACCGCCTCTGGCTTGGGTGCCGATCGCATTAGCTGCTTTGCAACAAAACGCCCCCGCTGCTTTGTTCGTAATTTTCATCACCGCAATTTGGCCGATTTTAATCAATACCGCAGTAGGAGTACAACAAATTCCCCAGGATTACATCAACGTTCGTCGCGTACTTCGCCTTTCCAGACAGAAGTTTTTCATCAAGATTTTGTTACCCTCTGCTTTACCTTACATTTTCACTGGTTTGAGAATTGCGATCGGTTTGGCTTGGTTGGCAATTATCGCTGCGGAAATCGTGATGTCGGGTATTGTGGGAATTGGCTTTTTCATCTGGGATGCTTATCAGAATAACTACATCAGCGATATCATTTTGGCGCTGGTTTATATCGGTGCAGTTGGTTTGTTACTCGACCGAGGAATGGCTTACTTGCAAAACTTGATCGTACCTGAAGAGCAAAAGTAA
- a CDS encoding nitrate ABC transporter ATP-binding protein (This model describes the ATP binding subunits of ATP-binding cassette (ABC) transporters for nitrate transport, or for bicarbonate transport, in bacteria and archaea.): MSVFVAVDQIEKVFNLTGGGKYIALKGIDLEIKKGEFISLIGHSGCGKSTLLNMIAGLDLPTDGIVTLEGERIDGPGPERMVVFQNYSLLPWLTVRENISLAVEEVLSHLSKSEQRSIVEEHIDMVGLRPHAEKLPNRLSGGQKQRVAIARALAIRPKLLLLDEPFGALDALTRGNLQEKLMQICEEHEVTAVMVTHDVDEAVLLSDRIVMLTNGPESKIGQILDVDIPRPRKRMEVVSHPNYYVLRSEMIYFLNQQKRIKKIRARKTGAIARHGLEKVNLEIGFVPLTACAPLAVAKEKDFFKKHGLDEVSLVRETSWRGIVDGMVGGYLDAAQMPSGMPIWLTLGGHDRDNQPLPMVSALTMTRNGNAITLCKRFYDQGIYTLADFKKMLLKSPEQQHRMGIVHPSSMHNMLLRYWLAAGGIDPDRDVNLQNIPPAQMVVDLQAGSIDGFCVGEPWNYRAAMEGVGFTIATDLEIWQGHPGKVLGVREDWAAAYPNTHIALVKALLEACQYCADPNNQYEVRQILAGREYVSTNPTYIQLGDPDPSSCSLDQPMREYAHHIFFGDGANRPSRTEHLWQMAQMARWGDVPFPRNWLEILERVVRVGVFSTAARELGVLDMKYNRGTIQLFDGSTFNAEDPISYLNSLEIKRDFTMAEIAIDSRTIKAA, from the coding sequence ATGAGCGTATTTGTTGCTGTTGACCAAATCGAAAAAGTTTTTAATTTAACCGGAGGAGGCAAATACATTGCCCTCAAAGGAATTGACTTAGAAATCAAAAAAGGTGAGTTTATTTCTTTGATCGGTCACTCCGGTTGCGGTAAATCCACTTTATTAAATATGATTGCTGGTTTGGATTTACCAACTGATGGGATAGTCACTCTGGAAGGGGAAAGAATTGATGGCCCCGGCCCGGAACGGATGGTGGTATTTCAAAACTATTCTCTATTGCCTTGGTTAACTGTGAGAGAAAATATTAGTTTGGCAGTAGAGGAAGTGTTGAGTCATTTGTCGAAAAGCGAACAACGCAGCATTGTCGAAGAACATATCGATATGGTGGGGTTGCGTCCTCACGCTGAGAAATTACCCAATCGTTTATCGGGGGGTCAAAAACAAAGAGTTGCGATCGCGCGCGCTTTAGCGATTCGTCCCAAATTACTACTATTAGATGAACCCTTCGGCGCGTTGGATGCTTTGACACGGGGCAATTTGCAAGAGAAATTAATGCAAATTTGCGAAGAACACGAAGTTACCGCCGTGATGGTAACTCACGATGTTGATGAAGCGGTGTTGTTATCCGATCGCATCGTGATGCTAACCAATGGCCCAGAATCGAAAATCGGTCAAATCCTCGATGTAGATATTCCCCGTCCTCGCAAGCGGATGGAAGTAGTCAGTCATCCTAACTACTACGTTTTGCGAAGCGAGATGATTTACTTCCTCAATCAGCAGAAACGGATCAAAAAAATTCGGGCGAGAAAAACTGGTGCGATCGCCCGTCACGGCCTAGAAAAAGTTAATCTAGAAATCGGGTTCGTTCCCCTCACTGCTTGTGCGCCACTTGCAGTTGCCAAAGAAAAAGACTTCTTCAAAAAACATGGTTTAGATGAAGTCAGCTTAGTGCGGGAAACCAGTTGGCGCGGTATCGTCGATGGCATGGTGGGTGGATATTTAGATGCAGCGCAAATGCCATCGGGAATGCCAATTTGGTTAACTTTAGGCGGACACGATCGCGATAACCAACCCCTACCAATGGTTAGCGCCCTCACCATGACGCGCAACGGTAACGCTATTACCCTGTGCAAACGCTTCTACGACCAAGGGATTTACACTTTAGCAGATTTCAAAAAAATGCTGCTGAAATCTCCCGAACAACAGCACAGAATGGGTATCGTACATCCCTCTTCCATGCACAATATGCTGTTGCGATACTGGTTAGCAGCCGGTGGCATCGATCCCGATCGCGATGTTAACTTGCAAAACATCCCCCCTGCACAGATGGTAGTGGATTTGCAAGCGGGAAGTATCGATGGTTTCTGCGTCGGCGAACCTTGGAATTACCGCGCTGCAATGGAAGGAGTTGGTTTTACCATTGCAACTGACTTAGAAATTTGGCAGGGACACCCAGGCAAAGTTCTCGGCGTTCGAGAAGACTGGGCTGCTGCTTATCCTAATACCCACATCGCTTTAGTTAAAGCTTTATTAGAAGCTTGCCAATATTGCGCCGATCCCAACAATCAGTACGAAGTGCGTCAGATTTTGGCAGGACGGGAATATGTCAGTACCAATCCCACTTACATTCAATTGGGAGATCCCGACCCTTCTAGCTGTAGTTTAGATCAGCCAATGCGGGAATACGCCCATCACATCTTCTTTGGCGATGGCGCAAACCGCCCCAGCCGCACCGAACATTTGTGGCAAATGGCACAAATGGCGCGTTGGGGTGATGTTCCCTTCCCCAGAAATTGGTTGGAAATTTTAGAAAGAGTTGTCCGGGTAGGCGTCTTCAGTACGGCGGCGCGAGAACTCGGCGTTTTAGATATGAAATACAATCGTGGTACGATTCAGCTATTTGATGGCAGCACTTTTAATGCTGAAGACCCGATTTCTTATCTCAACAGTTTGGAAATTAAACGTGATTTCACGATGGCGGAAATCGCGATCGATTCCAGAACAATCAAAGCGGCTTAA
- a CDS encoding nitrate ABC transporter ATP-binding protein (This model describes the ATP binding subunits of ATP-binding cassette (ABC) transporters for nitrate transport, or for bicarbonate transport, in bacteria and archaea.), producing MQSKTISSTDKTRKLSTSSKYREPYVVIDKVSKVYPTAQGPYTVLKDVNLTVYEGEFICVIGHSGCGKSTLLNMVSGFAKPSGGTVLLEGQPIGEPGPDRMVVFQNYALLPWLTVFENVYLAIDSVSPEKSEPEKRAIAREHLAMVGLTEAMEKKPTQISGGMKQRVSIARALAIRPKVLILDEPFGALDAITKEELQEELLKIWTDHRCTVLMITHDIDEALFLADRLVMMTNGPAANIGEVMQIPFPRPRDRAQIMEDPEYYNLRNYALDYLFRRFAHDADEE from the coding sequence ATGCAATCTAAAACTATCTCTTCTACCGACAAAACCCGAAAGCTATCTACATCCTCGAAATACCGGGAACCGTATGTAGTGATTGACAAAGTTTCCAAAGTTTATCCCACAGCCCAAGGGCCATACACGGTATTAAAAGATGTCAATCTGACTGTTTATGAAGGTGAATTCATCTGCGTGATCGGTCACTCTGGTTGCGGTAAATCGACTCTGCTGAACATGGTTTCTGGTTTTGCGAAACCCAGTGGTGGTACGGTGTTATTGGAAGGGCAACCGATCGGCGAACCTGGGCCCGATCGCATGGTGGTATTCCAAAACTATGCTTTGCTGCCTTGGTTGACGGTATTTGAGAATGTTTATTTAGCGATCGATTCCGTTTCCCCTGAGAAATCGGAACCGGAAAAAAGAGCGATCGCCAGAGAACATTTGGCAATGGTGGGACTAACGGAAGCAATGGAGAAAAAGCCCACCCAAATTTCCGGCGGGATGAAACAACGGGTTTCGATCGCCCGCGCGTTGGCAATTCGTCCGAAAGTGTTGATTTTAGACGAACCTTTCGGCGCTTTGGATGCGATTACCAAAGAAGAATTGCAAGAAGAATTGCTGAAAATTTGGACGGATCATCGCTGCACGGTGTTGATGATTACTCACGATATCGATGAAGCTTTGTTTTTAGCCGATCGGTTGGTGATGATGACCAATGGCCCTGCTGCTAACATTGGGGAAGTCATGCAAATTCCTTTCCCTCGTCCGCGCGATCGAGCCCAAATCATGGAAGATCCCGAATACTACAATTTGCGAAACTATGCACTAGATTACTTGTTCCGTCGATTTGCTCACGATGCGGATGAGGAGTAA
- a CDS encoding serine hydrolase gives MIRATIKNVWFCVFCFSLLTIGCTSSNSINKAENQDSQTNALEKVVASNANNKLGNQIEQISHTAQGRVGVTATVLETGARVTLNGNQQFPMQSVYKFPIGMAVLAQVDRGKLSLDRRVSVKISDFVSNLQHSPIRDKYPQGVELSLAELLEYMVSESDGTACDVLLNNKQKCR, from the coding sequence ATGATTCGAGCAACCATTAAAAACGTTTGGTTTTGTGTATTTTGTTTCTCTTTACTGACTATTGGTTGCACGAGCAGCAATTCCATCAACAAAGCGGAAAACCAAGACAGCCAGACAAATGCACTAGAAAAGGTTGTGGCATCTAATGCGAATAACAAATTAGGCAATCAAATTGAACAAATATCTCATACCGCGCAAGGGCGTGTTGGGGTTACAGCTACAGTACTAGAAACCGGGGCGAGAGTTACTTTGAATGGTAATCAGCAATTTCCAATGCAAAGTGTTTACAAGTTTCCCATTGGTATGGCTGTATTGGCTCAAGTCGATCGAGGAAAGTTGAGCCTAGATCGGCGGGTTAGTGTTAAGATAAGCGATTTTGTCTCCAACCTTCAGCACAGCCCGATTCGAGACAAGTATCCGCAAGGGGTGGAACTGAGCCTAGCTGAACTGTTGGAATATATGGTATCTGAAAGTGATGGAACAGCTTGTGATGTCCTGTTAAACAACAAACAAAAATGCAGATAA
- a CDS encoding YebC/PmpR family DNA-binding transcriptional regulator produces the protein MAGHSKWANIKRQKERVDAVKGKVFAKLSRQMIVAARMGIPDPDGNFQLRTAIEKAKAAGIPNENIERAIAKGAGKLGPDDNWEDIRYEGYGPGGVAIIIEALTDNRNRTAADLRAALSKYGGNLGETGCVSWMFDRKGVCIVRGEIDEDALLEASLEGGAESYEMVEDEEDEDSQGAEVFTDVPNLENLSNTLKEKGFNVAESELRWIPSNTIEVSDPMQARSLMKLMDALEDLDDVQNVTANFDMADELMSLSMV, from the coding sequence ATGGCTGGACATAGTAAGTGGGCGAACATCAAGCGGCAGAAGGAAAGAGTGGATGCTGTCAAGGGAAAAGTTTTCGCCAAGTTATCCCGGCAAATGATCGTGGCTGCACGGATGGGAATACCAGATCCTGATGGCAATTTCCAACTGCGGACGGCGATCGAAAAAGCAAAGGCAGCTGGTATACCTAATGAAAATATTGAAAGAGCGATCGCAAAAGGTGCTGGTAAACTTGGCCCCGATGACAACTGGGAAGATATCCGCTACGAAGGTTATGGCCCAGGTGGAGTGGCCATTATCATCGAAGCACTGACAGATAATCGTAACCGCACCGCTGCCGATTTGCGAGCCGCTTTGAGCAAATACGGTGGCAACTTGGGTGAAACTGGTTGCGTTAGTTGGATGTTCGATCGGAAAGGTGTTTGTATCGTGAGGGGAGAAATAGATGAAGATGCGCTGTTAGAAGCATCTTTAGAAGGTGGGGCAGAGTCCTACGAAATGGTGGAGGATGAGGAAGATGAAGACTCCCAAGGCGCTGAAGTGTTTACCGACGTTCCCAATTTGGAAAATTTGAGCAACACTCTCAAAGAAAAAGGCTTTAACGTGGCTGAATCGGAGTTGCGTTGGATTCCCAGTAATACTATAGAAGTATCCGATCCGATGCAAGCGCGATCTTTGATGAAGTTAATGGACGCTTTAGAAGATTTGGATGACGTACAAAATGTTACGGCGAATTTCGATATGGCAGATGAGTTGATGTCTCTCAGCATGGTTTAA
- a CDS encoding carbohydrate ABC transporter permease: MSQYRWFKIGLYSLLILYAIITFVPFAWALSASFKPLSEIVSGGMNFIPKDFTLNNYKTIFTQQALFGRWLFNSVFVAICVTGLNLLFNSMAGYALARIRFPGSRFWFFLILAVLMVPGQVTLIPSFLILKYLGWLNSYQGLIIPGAVNATFIFMMRQFFINFPKELEEAAALDGLSRWETFLQIVLPLAKPALAAQTIFIFMGAWNNFLMPLLILSDPEMFTLPLGLNAFKGQYISYWNYIMAASMVFTLPALAIYAFFNRYFIQGVTFTGSK; encoded by the coding sequence ATGAGTCAATATCGTTGGTTTAAAATAGGTCTTTATAGCTTATTAATCTTATATGCTATTATCACCTTCGTGCCATTTGCTTGGGCGCTTTCCGCTTCTTTCAAACCACTGTCAGAAATAGTTAGCGGCGGGATGAATTTCATACCCAAAGATTTTACGCTGAATAATTACAAAACGATTTTTACCCAACAAGCTTTGTTCGGACGTTGGTTATTTAACAGCGTATTTGTAGCGATTTGCGTAACTGGGTTAAATTTATTATTTAACTCGATGGCGGGATATGCTTTGGCAAGAATTCGATTTCCGGGAAGTAGATTTTGGTTTTTCTTGATTTTAGCAGTGTTGATGGTGCCGGGACAAGTAACCCTGATTCCCAGTTTTTTGATTTTAAAATATCTGGGATGGCTGAATTCTTACCAGGGGTTAATTATACCCGGTGCGGTAAATGCCACGTTTATTTTTATGATGCGGCAATTTTTTATTAATTTCCCCAAAGAGTTAGAAGAAGCTGCTGCACTGGATGGATTAAGTCGATGGGAAACTTTTCTGCAAATTGTTTTACCTTTGGCTAAACCTGCTTTGGCAGCGCAAACCATATTTATTTTTATGGGTGCGTGGAACAATTTTTTAATGCCATTGTTGATATTGTCCGATCCCGAAATGTTTACTTTACCTTTGGGATTGAATGCTTTTAAAGGACAATACATCAGTTATTGGAATTATATTATGGCAGCCTCGATGGTATTCACTTTGCCTGCCCTAGCAATTTATGCCTTTTTCAATCGTTATTTTATCCAAGGTGTCACGTTTACTGGCAGTAAATAA
- a CDS encoding CmpA/NrtA family ABC transporter substrate-binding protein, protein MSEFSSRLSRRKFIITAGVSAASSVLLKGCLGNPPEPTSSNTNQATPTAVPAVNVNPGEAPETTKIKLGYVPIVEAAPLVIAVEKGFFAKYGMTEVEISKQANWGSARDNVEIGSAAGGIDGGQWQMPMPHLISEGIITKGNQKIPMYLLAQLNTQGNGIAIAGKHQGKNIGLDLKSARDYILGLKSSGTPFKAAYTFPKVNQDFWIRYWFAAGGIDPDKDVNLLAVPAAQTVANMKTGTMDAFSTGDPWPYRIVADNIGFLAALTADIWQFHPEEYLAIRADWVDKHPKATKALLKGLMAAQQWCDQPQNRDELSAIVSKAAYFNVPPTVLAPPYKGLYKMGDNKPEVNDKNKGTLYWKDGLGNVSYPYKSHDLWFITESVRWGFLPPDTMANAKAIIDKVNRQDLWIEAAKEAGIPAADIPTSTSRGIEKFFDGKQFDPENPEAYLKSLEIKRA, encoded by the coding sequence ATGTCCGAATTTTCAAGCAGACTTTCTCGACGGAAATTTATCATTACGGCTGGCGTGTCGGCAGCGAGTTCCGTGTTGCTAAAAGGATGCTTGGGAAACCCACCAGAACCGACTTCTAGTAATACTAATCAAGCTACTCCTACAGCTGTTCCTGCGGTGAACGTTAATCCAGGAGAAGCACCGGAAACTACCAAAATAAAACTGGGTTATGTTCCCATCGTAGAAGCTGCACCTTTGGTGATTGCAGTGGAAAAAGGTTTCTTTGCCAAATATGGCATGACCGAGGTGGAAATATCCAAACAAGCTAACTGGGGTTCGGCAAGAGATAACGTAGAAATCGGTTCCGCAGCTGGTGGTATAGATGGCGGACAGTGGCAAATGCCGATGCCGCATTTGATTTCCGAAGGCATCATTACCAAAGGAAATCAGAAAATCCCCATGTACCTGTTAGCCCAGTTAAATACTCAGGGGAATGGAATTGCGATCGCGGGTAAGCATCAAGGCAAAAATATCGGCTTGGATCTCAAATCAGCACGAGACTATATTTTGGGATTAAAATCATCGGGAACTCCCTTTAAAGCCGCTTACACATTTCCCAAAGTTAACCAAGATTTTTGGATTCGCTATTGGTTTGCCGCAGGTGGCATTGACCCCGATAAAGATGTCAACTTGTTAGCAGTTCCCGCCGCCCAAACCGTCGCCAACATGAAAACTGGTACGATGGATGCCTTCAGTACTGGTGACCCTTGGCCATACCGAATCGTCGCCGATAATATTGGCTTTTTAGCAGCATTAACCGCAGACATTTGGCAATTCCACCCAGAAGAATATTTGGCAATTCGGGCTGATTGGGTAGACAAACATCCCAAAGCAACTAAAGCTTTATTAAAAGGATTGATGGCAGCGCAACAGTGGTGCGACCAACCGCAAAATCGGGATGAATTATCTGCTATTGTCTCTAAAGCGGCTTACTTCAACGTACCGCCTACGGTATTAGCTCCACCTTATAAAGGTTTGTACAAAATGGGGGATAACAAACCGGAGGTCAATGACAAAAACAAGGGAACGCTTTATTGGAAAGATGGCTTAGGTAACGTTTCTTATCCTTATAAGAGCCACGATTTGTGGTTCATCACGGAAAGCGTTCGCTGGGGTTTCTTGCCACCAGACACGATGGCTAATGCCAAGGCAATTATCGATAAAGTGAACCGTCAAGATTTGTGGATAGAAGCAGCTAAAGAAGCAGGAATTCCGGCTGCCGATATTCCTACCAGTACTTCCAGAGGAATTGAAAAATTCTTTGACGGTAAACAATTCGATCCGGAAAATCCAGAAGCTTATTTAAAGAGTCTGGAAATTAAGCGGGCTTAG
- a CDS encoding ABC transporter substrate-binding protein, whose amino-acid sequence MDIKVLKKILIKFVVLLLIIAAITSCTSAQEQEKITIRLSGWQSNTSEQQLLREVLKNFESEHPGIEVKYEVINDQYMDVIKTRLIGESAPDVFYLDAFEAPLLMKNEVLEPLDRYITPEFDLNDFLPTMLNAFRDGGKIYGLPKDFSTLVLFYNKKYFQSAGINQPPKTWQELQSYSQKLTIDTNQDNRIDRYGFGISPELARQYFMIKAYGGKIIDRQGYAAFASPQSLKGLELIVNQYRRDRTAVQPSDVGASSGSDMFGRGKVAMVIEGNWAIPYLKDTFPQIDFATAEIPKVNGKKGTMAYTVAYVMNKKSKHKDAAWQLISYLTGKEGMKAWAKEGLVLPSRKSVLADLGLENNSLDQPFVRGADYATIWQAGENLPIIFTNFNNQFISALIGQQSLREAMIRAQNTANQEIKAAN is encoded by the coding sequence ATGGATATTAAAGTACTAAAAAAAATACTAATTAAATTTGTTGTTTTATTACTAATTATTGCAGCCATCACCAGTTGCACATCCGCTCAAGAGCAAGAAAAAATTACCATCAGACTCAGCGGTTGGCAAAGTAATACAAGCGAACAACAACTATTAAGAGAAGTATTGAAAAATTTTGAATCCGAACATCCAGGTATCGAAGTCAAATATGAAGTAATTAACGATCAGTACATGGATGTCATCAAAACCAGGCTCATTGGTGAATCTGCACCAGATGTATTTTATTTAGATGCGTTTGAAGCGCCTTTATTGATGAAAAATGAGGTACTGGAACCCCTAGATCGTTATATTACACCAGAGTTCGATCTTAATGATTTTCTGCCTACGATGCTGAATGCTTTTCGCGATGGCGGAAAAATTTACGGATTACCGAAAGATTTCTCTACACTTGTCCTTTTTTATAATAAAAAATATTTTCAGTCTGCTGGAATAAATCAGCCTCCCAAAACTTGGCAAGAATTGCAAAGTTACTCCCAAAAACTCACTATAGATACTAATCAAGATAACAGAATTGACCGATATGGTTTCGGCATTTCTCCGGAACTAGCTAGACAATATTTTATGATTAAAGCTTATGGAGGAAAAATAATCGATCGACAAGGATATGCCGCTTTTGCTAGCCCGCAAAGTCTAAAAGGATTGGAGTTGATTGTAAATCAGTATAGACGCGATCGCACAGCCGTTCAGCCTTCCGATGTTGGCGCTAGTTCCGGAAGCGATATGTTTGGCAGAGGAAAAGTGGCAATGGTAATTGAAGGTAATTGGGCAATCCCATATTTAAAAGATACATTTCCACAAATTGACTTTGCAACGGCAGAAATTCCCAAAGTTAATGGCAAAAAAGGAACGATGGCTTATACAGTTGCTTATGTGATGAACAAAAAATCTAAACATAAAGATGCAGCATGGCAACTAATTTCTTACTTAACTGGAAAAGAGGGAATGAAAGCTTGGGCAAAAGAAGGTTTAGTTTTACCTAGCCGTAAATCTGTTTTAGCAGATTTGGGATTGGAAAATAATTCTCTTGATCAGCCATTTGTAAGAGGTGCTGACTATGCAACTATTTGGCAAGCTGGAGAAAACTTACCAATAATTTTTACCAATTTTAACAATCAATTTATTAGTGCATTAATCGGACAGCAATCTTTACGGGAGGCTATGATAAGGGCACAGAATACCGCTAATCAAGAAATTAAAGCTGCTAATTAA